The following are encoded in a window of Lacinutrix sp. WUR7 genomic DNA:
- a CDS encoding nucleoside 2-deoxyribosyltransferase — MKHEICILGDIVTDITLPQNGNDIKIRLGGITHSARGLWAINVNYDTCFIAPSYLSKEINKFYNHHNANEIHQLGIVNGAPYIFLIGSVKETGNQLYDFILRDQIEIEYNDKNLKKINGYNELLITSGNFNLNLILKEINEKSNVHIDLSNNISEFSQLDGYYYKTIFLSTSSNLFLDYYKDSFKEFYDLFKKRCSVLVLKENRGGSRIYDFENKKEYQIPSITQPIVHSVGVGDVYNACYVSYYQKCGIEKAAFLSSWIACEYASTTFPDDFKKNVSRVLNTKIEDIISMGGCVLPWEKRQLYPIYIAAPDFDYLDTTQIDTLVESLQYHNFHPRRPIKENGQLSKENTKEDRIKTYTNDIELIKKCKLLIVVYINDDPGTMIELGYAKALGIPCLVFDPYNKAYNCMLTEMPHTVSSDLDVIMSEVFNELSKLNE; from the coding sequence ATGAAACATGAAATTTGTATTCTCGGAGATATTGTTACCGACATAACTTTACCTCAAAATGGAAATGACATCAAAATACGTTTGGGAGGAATAACTCATTCCGCAAGAGGTTTATGGGCAATTAACGTTAACTATGACACCTGCTTTATTGCACCATCATACTTGTCTAAAGAAATTAATAAATTTTATAATCATCACAATGCAAACGAAATTCATCAACTAGGTATTGTTAACGGAGCTCCATATATATTTTTAATTGGTAGTGTTAAAGAAACTGGAAATCAGTTATACGATTTCATACTAAGAGACCAAATAGAGATAGAGTATAATGATAAGAATTTAAAAAAAATCAACGGATATAATGAATTATTAATAACCTCTGGAAATTTTAATCTGAATTTAATTTTAAAAGAAATAAATGAAAAAAGTAACGTTCATATTGATTTAAGTAATAATATTTCTGAATTTTCACAATTGGACGGATATTACTATAAAACTATATTTCTATCAACATCTTCAAATTTATTTCTTGATTATTATAAAGATTCATTTAAAGAATTTTATGATTTATTTAAAAAAAGATGCAGTGTTTTAGTACTTAAAGAAAACAGAGGTGGATCAAGAATTTATGATTTTGAGAATAAAAAAGAGTATCAAATACCATCAATTACTCAGCCAATAGTGCATTCAGTTGGTGTAGGTGATGTGTACAATGCTTGCTATGTGTCCTACTATCAGAAGTGCGGTATTGAAAAAGCTGCTTTTTTATCTTCCTGGATTGCTTGTGAATATGCTTCAACAACTTTTCCTGATGATTTTAAGAAAAATGTATCGAGAGTTTTAAATACCAAAATAGAAGATATAATTTCTATGGGAGGATGTGTTTTACCTTGGGAGAAAAGACAATTATATCCCATTTATATTGCTGCTCCTGATTTTGATTATTTAGATACAACACAAATCGACACTCTTGTTGAATCATTGCAATATCATAATTTTCATCCTAGAAGACCTATAAAAGAGAATGGGCAGTTATCAAAGGAAAATACAAAGGAGGATAGAATTAAAACTTATACAAATGACATTGAATTAATTAAAAAGTGTAAACTATTAATAGTTGTTTATATTAATGATGATCCAGGTACTATGATTGAATTAGGATATGCTAAAGCTTTAGGTATACCATGTTTGGTTTTTGATCCTTATAACAAAGCTTATAATTGTATGTTAACTGAAATGCCTCACACTGTTTCATCAGATTTAGATGTTATTATGTCTGAAGTTTTTAACGAATTATCAAAATTAAATGAATAA
- a CDS encoding DUF4270 family protein translates to MFKLHLKLIAIITVLLFLISCSTDTEDSSLIAGEEFTSTNIRVLSIDTFAVSFSTMKFDSIATSSENRVMIGKYTDAAMGIMNSSAYFKLSPSSYYLNNEAVLDSVGLILGYDNYYYNDTTQVATLNIHKLTDKLSSEDSYYYNTSAFAYETTPLVSKTYFPTPNKDSLYVGLPYNFGAAIFDEIRDKTITDEESFYQQLKGLTIHPEDTDNGAVIGFSTASEDTYLRFYYSIPDELETEEYNYDISINDYYSHIESDVSGLSLEALIDQEDNLYSPESNNISYNQAGTGYVTKIEFPTIKNLYNIGDKGTILDAILYIEPEVDSYSDIQPLPEELLLYTMDQNNDFASQVTNSQDVVTATLTTDNSEFNQIVYAVPVLDFIDQKLNESPETEDALILISGDYNSTINKIIFNDSEKSNFTTKLIVTYAIYE, encoded by the coding sequence ATGTTTAAATTACACCTAAAATTAATTGCCATAATAACGGTTTTGTTATTCCTAATATCATGCTCTACAGACACAGAAGATTCTAGTCTTATAGCAGGAGAAGAATTTACAAGTACTAATATAAGGGTACTATCTATTGATACTTTTGCTGTATCATTTTCTACTATGAAATTTGATTCTATTGCAACCTCTTCAGAGAATAGAGTTATGATTGGGAAATACACCGATGCTGCCATGGGAATAATGAATAGTTCTGCATATTTCAAACTAAGTCCTTCTTCCTATTATTTAAATAATGAAGCGGTTTTAGATAGCGTAGGTTTAATTCTTGGTTATGATAATTACTACTATAATGATACCACGCAAGTGGCAACGCTAAACATTCATAAGCTAACAGATAAATTAAGTTCTGAAGATTCTTATTATTACAATACTTCAGCCTTTGCTTATGAAACCACACCATTGGTTAGTAAAACCTATTTTCCAACACCCAATAAAGATTCGCTTTATGTTGGACTACCTTATAATTTTGGTGCTGCTATATTTGATGAAATTAGAGATAAAACAATTACAGATGAAGAATCCTTTTATCAACAATTAAAAGGACTTACTATTCATCCTGAAGATACAGATAATGGTGCTGTAATAGGTTTTTCAACAGCTAGTGAAGATACTTATTTACGATTTTACTATAGTATTCCAGACGAATTAGAAACCGAAGAATATAATTATGACATCTCCATTAATGATTATTACAGTCATATAGAAAGTGATGTTAGCGGCTTGTCTTTGGAAGCCTTAATCGATCAAGAAGATAATCTGTATTCTCCAGAAAGTAACAATATAAGCTACAATCAAGCGGGAACAGGTTATGTTACAAAAATTGAGTTTCCAACCATAAAAAACCTTTATAATATTGGCGATAAAGGAACCATTCTAGATGCAATTTTATACATAGAACCTGAAGTAGATTCTTATTCAGATATTCAACCATTACCAGAAGAATTATTGCTGTATACCATGGACCAAAACAATGATTTTGCAAGTCAGGTTACCAATAGCCAAGATGTAGTAACAGCGACACTTACTACCGATAATTCTGAATTTAACCAAATAGTATATGCCGTTCCAGTTTTAGATTTTATCGATCAGAAACTAAATGAAAGTCCAGAAACCGAAGATGCGCTTATTTTAATTTCCGGGGATTATAATTCTACAATAAATAAAATAATATTTAACGATAGTGAAAAATCTAATTTCACTACAAAACTAATTGTAACCTATGCTATATATGAATAA
- a CDS encoding 1-phosphofructokinase family hexose kinase, with protein sequence MNIVTLTINPALDKSAKIDQLIPEQKLKCHAIQYQAGGGGVNISRVLHTLGVKNNCVFTCGGDTGQTLKHLLEEEKLDITPVSVTAWTRENLAIVDTKTDLQYRFGMPGKGLSTSEVTVVKTTINKLVTENSIFIISGSIPDSMSPDFYVELIDSLTAKNVKLIIDTSGEALKSSLKKTVFLMKPNQSELAQLAGKDFLTKTEQEAYAMELITNKRAQYVIVSLGARGAFLASAQGIFYQTTPSVKVKSTIGAGDSMVAGMVYAIAQGHSPKDILKWGVVCGVATTMTGGTNLASKENIQTVLELLH encoded by the coding sequence ATGAATATTGTAACCTTAACTATAAATCCAGCTTTAGATAAAAGCGCGAAAATAGATCAACTAATTCCGGAGCAAAAACTAAAATGCCATGCCATTCAATATCAAGCTGGAGGAGGAGGCGTAAATATCTCCCGTGTGTTGCATACTTTGGGTGTGAAAAATAATTGTGTTTTTACTTGTGGTGGTGATACTGGTCAAACATTAAAGCATTTATTGGAGGAAGAAAAATTAGATATTACCCCTGTTTCTGTAACAGCTTGGACTCGAGAAAATTTAGCGATTGTAGATACTAAAACCGATTTGCAATACCGATTTGGGATGCCTGGAAAAGGATTAAGTACTAGTGAAGTAACAGTAGTTAAAACCACTATAAATAAGCTAGTTACAGAAAATTCTATTTTTATAATTAGCGGTAGTATTCCAGATAGTATGTCTCCAGATTTTTATGTGGAATTAATAGATAGTTTAACTGCTAAAAACGTTAAACTTATTATAGATACTTCTGGTGAGGCCTTAAAATCTAGTCTTAAAAAAACTGTGTTTTTAATGAAACCTAACCAAAGTGAATTGGCGCAATTAGCAGGAAAGGACTTTTTAACCAAAACGGAACAAGAAGCTTATGCCATGGAGTTAATCACGAATAAGCGTGCGCAATATGTTATCGTATCTTTAGGTGCACGTGGTGCGTTTTTAGCTTCAGCGCAAGGTATTTTTTACCAAACAACGCCTTCGGTAAAAGTGAAAAGTACCATTGGTGCTGGTGATAGTATGGTAGCAGGTATGGTTTATGCCATAGCGCAAGGCCATTCCCCTAAAGACATATTAAAATGGGGAGTTGTTTGTGGTGTTGCTACCACAATGACAGGAGGTACTAATTTAGCTTCCAAAGAGAATATTCAAACCGTTTTAGAGCTACTACATTAA
- a CDS encoding ATP-binding protein: MQKDNLNRSNPISVDNKNHTNVEVTQLEKDKIIERHLRFQDLLISISTKYINSDLSDIDKLVQDSLQQIGEFVTSDRSYVFSYDFVNNTCSNTYEWCAEDIEPELDNLQNIPLDYITHWLEAHKKGEAFYVEDVSLLEEDGEFGLRAILEPQGIKSLITIPKIKNGELIGFIGFDSVNKLNSYSKNEQDILFVYANMLVNVIQKKEYEERITAQNKKQEELLKSLSIQNEELNEYAHVVSHDLKAPLINIHTLVSWFMEDNKETLDKNAFKPLHQVLFNVEKMDFLIKGILDYSTIDKLEAEDKIVNFNTITKEVLQTLLVPSHIQVTIQENLPSLFGNTWRFKQVFQNLIQNAINYCDKENGRVEVGYEEKDTHYLFFVKDNGIGIKADYFDKIFKVFTKLESTGSSSGIGLSIVKKIISYYNGAIWLESEQGLGTTFYFTLLKKE; this comes from the coding sequence ATGCAAAAAGATAACCTAAACCGTTCCAATCCAATTTCCGTAGATAATAAAAACCATACTAATGTAGAAGTAACCCAGTTAGAAAAGGATAAAATTATAGAAAGACATTTACGTTTTCAAGACTTATTAATCAGTATTTCTACAAAGTATATTAATTCAGATCTATCTGATATAGATAAACTAGTACAAGATTCTTTGCAACAAATTGGAGAGTTTGTAACCTCAGACAGAAGTTATGTTTTTTCCTATGATTTTGTAAATAACACCTGCTCTAACACCTATGAATGGTGTGCTGAAGACATAGAACCTGAATTAGATAACTTACAAAACATTCCATTAGATTATATTACACATTGGTTGGAAGCGCACAAAAAAGGAGAAGCTTTTTACGTAGAAGATGTGAGTCTTTTAGAAGAAGATGGTGAATTTGGTTTACGTGCTATTTTAGAACCTCAAGGCATAAAAAGTTTAATAACCATTCCAAAAATAAAAAACGGGGAACTCATTGGATTTATAGGATTCGATTCGGTTAACAAATTAAATAGTTATTCTAAAAACGAACAAGATATTCTTTTTGTTTATGCCAATATGCTGGTTAATGTAATTCAGAAAAAAGAATATGAAGAACGCATAACCGCACAGAACAAGAAGCAGGAAGAATTATTAAAAAGCTTGTCCATTCAAAACGAAGAATTAAATGAATATGCACACGTAGTTTCTCATGATTTAAAAGCACCACTAATTAATATCCATACCTTGGTCAGTTGGTTTATGGAAGATAATAAAGAAACCTTAGACAAAAACGCCTTCAAACCATTGCATCAAGTATTGTTTAATGTTGAAAAAATGGACTTCCTAATTAAAGGGATTTTAGATTATTCTACTATTGATAAATTAGAAGCAGAAGACAAAATTGTAAATTTTAATACAATCACCAAAGAAGTATTACAAACGCTATTAGTGCCAAGTCATATACAAGTTACCATACAAGAAAACTTACCAAGTTTATTTGGAAATACCTGGAGGTTTAAGCAGGTTTTTCAAAACCTAATACAAAATGCTATAAACTATTGCGATAAGGAAAATGGTAGAGTAGAAGTAGGTTACGAAGAAAAAGACACCCATTATTTATTTTTTGTAAAAGACAACGGTATTGGTATTAAAGCCGATTATTTTGATAAAATATTTAAAGTATTTACCAAGTTAGAAAGCACGGGTTCTTCATCTGGAATCGGACTTTCCATTGTTAAAAAAATTATAAGTTATTATAATGGTGCTATTTGGCTGGAAAGCGAGCAAGGCCTTGGTACTACCTTTTATTTTACGCTTTTGAAAAAGGAATAA
- a CDS encoding 7-cyano-7-deazaguanine synthase produces the protein MNKKVILLASGGLDSTTMAYWLLDKGIDFIPLFIKYGQHCVDTELETLKSVLPKTHIDRIEIIDISSVYKYSKSKFINEANLWEEEITADDLYIPYRNILILTLAASFAQSLKINEVYSAFINSNHAKEIDCSKEFFSRMEMMLGEYGAIKIKMPFLEMTKFEVAQIGIKVKAPIGKTFSCQASSDIPCGACPNCVDRLEALNNL, from the coding sequence ATGAATAAAAAAGTGATTTTACTTGCCTCAGGTGGATTAGATTCTACAACTATGGCATATTGGTTATTAGATAAAGGTATAGACTTTATTCCATTATTTATAAAATATGGTCAGCATTGTGTTGATACAGAACTTGAAACTCTAAAAAGTGTCTTACCAAAAACACATATTGATAGAATTGAAATCATAGACATTAGTAGTGTTTATAAATATTCTAAAAGCAAATTTATAAATGAAGCAAACTTATGGGAAGAAGAAATTACCGCGGATGATTTATATATTCCATATAGAAACATATTAATTCTTACATTAGCGGCATCTTTTGCTCAATCTTTAAAAATAAATGAAGTTTATTCAGCTTTTATAAATAGTAATCACGCCAAAGAAATAGATTGCTCTAAAGAATTTTTTTCTAGAATGGAAATGATGTTAGGAGAATATGGAGCGATAAAAATTAAAATGCCTTTTTTAGAGATGACAAAATTTGAAGTGGCACAAATAGGAATAAAAGTCAAGGCACCAATAGGAAAAACATTTTCTTGTCAAGCCTCTTCAGATATACCTTGTGGAGCTTGTCCAAATTGTGTTGATAGATTAGAAGCATTAAATAATTTATAA
- a CDS encoding arylesterase, whose translation MSEAENNQLHAYLPILRGYKLLKFCYFILVVSLYSCGDTKTDKTTEVQSTETSIETVETLPVKSKTILCFGDSITAGYGLDDTNDAYPALLQHTIDSLQLDFTVINSGVSGETSAGGKSRIDWVIKQAPTVFLLELGANDGLRGVPLTETRANLQAIIDVVKNKSPKSIIVLAGMELPPNMGLEYTTEFRKLFADLAAKNNIAFIPFILKDVGGIASLNQRDGIHPNVAGHKLVADTVWEVLQPLVL comes from the coding sequence ATGTCCGAGGCTGAAAATAATCAATTACACGCATATCTACCAATCTTAAGGGGATATAAACTCTTAAAATTTTGTTATTTTATTTTAGTAGTTTCCCTCTATTCTTGTGGAGATACTAAAACGGACAAAACTACAGAAGTCCAATCTACGGAAACTTCTATAGAAACGGTAGAAACGCTTCCTGTAAAAAGCAAAACCATTTTGTGTTTTGGAGATAGTATTACAGCAGGTTATGGTTTAGACGATACCAATGATGCTTATCCTGCATTGTTGCAACACACCATAGATTCGTTACAGCTAGACTTTACAGTCATTAACTCTGGTGTTAGTGGTGAAACGAGTGCTGGTGGTAAAAGCCGCATTGATTGGGTGATTAAACAAGCGCCTACCGTATTTTTATTAGAATTGGGTGCCAATGATGGTTTACGTGGTGTGCCTTTAACCGAAACACGAGCCAACTTACAAGCTATTATTGATGTGGTAAAAAATAAAAGTCCGAAAAGTATTATTGTTCTTGCTGGGATGGAATTACCTCCAAATATGGGACTCGAATATACTACGGAGTTTAGAAAACTGTTTGCCGATTTAGCAGCAAAAAATAACATTGCTTTTATTCCTTTTATTTTGAAAGATGTTGGTGGGATTGCCTCACTGAATCAACGAGATGGCATTCATCCCAATGTTGCAGGACACAAATTAGTGGCAGACACGGTTTGGGAAGTATTACAACCTTTGGTATTGTGA
- a CDS encoding ABC transporter permease produces the protein MAWRDAKASKVRLLLFMASIILGIAAVVSIQLFSTNLKDNIQSQSKTLMGADYIIDTRQIPTERAQAIIDSLQPGASEVNFVSMVAFPKNGGTKLVKVQGMEGDFPFYGNINTEPAAAASNYQESGGALVDATLLLQYNIQPGDSIKIGQITLPIAGALKSMPGNSAVSSSVAPPVVIPYRFIAATELLQFGSRKEYQYFYKVSDTVNLKHLEDKIGPILDVESADLNTHTSTTRRLGKRYDNVGKFLNLAAFIALLLGCIGIASSVHIYIKEKLKPIAILKCMGASRLQSFLIFLIQIAGIGIIGGIIGSLLGIGLQAVFPYLLKDFLPFALEIKITAQPILIGVLLGLFMSVLFALLPLLRTWYVSPLDVLRVDENGSQEPKKVRFLVYGILLVFLFLFSFWLIKDALYALVFIIATVFTFTMLAAVALGFIKTIKRFFPKHWSFTMRQSLLNLFRPNNQTVVLVVAIGLGTFLISTLYFTKDILIAKTEVGQTEQNANIIILDVQPEQRDAVSKSITSKNLRVLSNIPLVTMRMQSIKGKLVNTLRQDSTRQIKGWILNHEFRTTYRDSLIASEELLEGEWRANLKPEEPVVISISDNLAFDANLTVGDPVVFNVQGVLMETTVGSIRKVDWSQIQLNFSIVFPAGVLEQAPQFNVLTTFVPDDASSAALQRDLVAKFPNVSIIDLRQIFTVVDNILDKVSWVINFMAFFSIFTGIIVLIGSVRTSKYQRIKESVLLRTLGAKNKQILQISAFEYLFLGLLGSLVGLLLALVSSLCLALFVFKEPFVPSPIPFLIFLPSITLLVLGIGLSNIQTVLRSSPLEVLRRES, from the coding sequence ATGGCATGGCGTGATGCTAAGGCTAGCAAAGTCCGTCTACTGTTATTTATGGCATCTATTATTTTAGGGATAGCGGCTGTGGTTTCTATACAGTTATTTAGCACCAATTTAAAGGATAATATTCAGAGTCAATCTAAAACCTTGATGGGTGCCGATTATATTATCGATACCAGACAAATACCCACCGAAAGAGCGCAAGCCATCATTGATTCCTTACAACCGGGAGCTTCAGAAGTGAACTTTGTTTCTATGGTTGCATTTCCAAAAAATGGCGGTACCAAATTAGTCAAAGTGCAAGGGATGGAAGGCGATTTCCCCTTTTACGGAAATATAAATACAGAACCAGCTGCTGCTGCAAGTAATTATCAAGAATCTGGTGGCGCATTAGTAGATGCTACTTTATTGTTGCAATACAACATACAACCAGGCGATTCTATTAAAATAGGGCAAATTACACTACCTATTGCAGGTGCTTTAAAATCCATGCCTGGAAATTCTGCGGTTTCGAGCTCTGTAGCACCTCCAGTAGTTATTCCATACCGTTTTATTGCAGCTACCGAATTGCTTCAGTTTGGAAGTAGAAAAGAATATCAATACTTCTATAAAGTTTCCGATACGGTAAATTTAAAACATCTAGAAGATAAAATAGGGCCAATACTCGATGTAGAAAGTGCCGATTTAAATACGCATACTAGTACCACACGACGTTTAGGTAAACGTTATGATAATGTGGGTAAATTTTTGAATTTGGCGGCATTTATTGCATTACTACTCGGTTGTATTGGTATTGCTAGTTCCGTACATATTTATATTAAAGAGAAATTAAAACCCATAGCCATTTTAAAATGTATGGGTGCATCTAGACTGCAAAGTTTTCTCATTTTCCTGATTCAAATTGCAGGTATTGGAATCATTGGTGGTATTATAGGATCGTTACTAGGTATTGGATTACAAGCTGTATTTCCATATCTATTAAAAGACTTTTTACCTTTTGCCTTGGAAATTAAAATCACCGCACAACCCATTTTAATTGGTGTGCTTTTAGGATTGTTTATGTCCGTTTTATTTGCGCTATTACCATTACTTCGTACTTGGTATGTTTCCCCACTAGACGTGTTACGTGTGGATGAAAATGGATCTCAAGAACCAAAAAAGGTACGATTTCTGGTATATGGAATCCTTTTAGTATTTCTGTTTTTATTTTCCTTTTGGTTGATTAAAGATGCGCTGTATGCATTGGTTTTTATTATAGCTACGGTTTTTACTTTTACTATGTTGGCAGCAGTGGCTTTAGGTTTTATAAAAACCATAAAACGATTTTTTCCAAAACACTGGAGTTTTACCATGCGCCAAAGTTTACTCAACCTTTTTAGACCAAATAACCAAACCGTTGTTTTGGTTGTAGCCATTGGTTTAGGGACATTTTTAATCAGCACTTTATATTTTACAAAAGACATTCTAATAGCAAAAACAGAAGTTGGTCAGACGGAGCAAAATGCCAATATTATCATCTTAGACGTGCAACCAGAACAGCGAGATGCCGTTTCAAAAAGTATTACTTCTAAAAACTTAAGGGTACTTAGTAACATTCCTTTGGTTACCATGCGTATGCAAAGCATTAAGGGGAAATTAGTGAATACCCTGCGTCAAGATAGCACAAGACAAATAAAAGGTTGGATTTTAAATCATGAGTTTAGAACCACCTATCGGGATTCGTTGATAGCATCTGAAGAATTGCTAGAAGGCGAATGGCGTGCCAACTTGAAACCAGAAGAACCGGTTGTGATTTCCATTTCCGATAATTTAGCCTTTGATGCCAATTTAACCGTTGGTGATCCTGTGGTTTTTAACGTGCAAGGAGTTTTGATGGAAACCACTGTAGGCAGTATTCGTAAAGTTGATTGGTCGCAAATACAGCTTAATTTCTCCATTGTATTTCCCGCAGGTGTTTTAGAACAAGCACCACAGTTTAACGTGCTTACTACTTTTGTACCAGATGATGCCAGTTCTGCCGCATTACAGCGAGATTTAGTGGCGAAGTTCCCAAATGTTTCTATAATTGATTTACGACAAATATTTACTGTTGTAGATAATATATTAGACAAGGTATCTTGGGTAATTAATTTTATGGCATTTTTTAGTATTTTCACTGGTATTATTGTGTTGATTGGCTCGGTACGAACTAGTAAATACCAACGTATTAAAGAGAGTGTTTTGTTGCGAACATTAGGTGCTAAAAACAAACAAATCTTACAAATTTCGGCCTTCGAATATCTCTTTTTAGGACTTCTAGGAAGTTTGGTTGGCTTGCTATTGGCATTGGTTAGTAGCCTGTGTTTGGCGCTATTTGTTTTTAAAGAACCTTTTGTACCATCACCAATTCCATTTTTAATCTTTTTACCTAGTATTACCCTACTGGTTTTGGGGATAGGATTGAGCAATATTCAAACGGTATTACGAAGCTCTCCATTAGAGGTTTTACGTAGGGAAAGTTAA
- a CDS encoding ABC transporter ATP-binding protein gives MPKILKITGLEKTYTSGNKELTVLHDISFAVEQGQTFSIVGPSGSGKTTLLGLCAGLDYPNAGTVELCGQDLNALNEDQRAQLRNKEVGFIFQNFQLLPTLTALENVSVPLELQGAKNATSKSMALLEKVGLTDRVHHYPSQLSGGEQQRVALARAFANAPSILFADEPTGNLDDETGEKVVQLLFELNKENGTTLVIITHDLELANRTQQILKLKGGKIVTNQSTTAL, from the coding sequence ATGCCAAAGATATTAAAGATTACTGGGTTGGAAAAGACATATACCAGTGGTAACAAAGAATTAACGGTTTTACATGATATTTCGTTTGCTGTAGAGCAAGGACAAACCTTCTCTATTGTAGGTCCGTCGGGAAGTGGAAAGACCACCTTACTAGGCCTTTGTGCTGGTCTCGACTATCCGAATGCAGGTACTGTAGAATTATGCGGACAAGATTTAAACGCATTAAATGAAGACCAACGGGCGCAATTAAGAAATAAGGAAGTCGGTTTTATTTTTCAGAATTTTCAATTACTTCCCACATTAACGGCTCTTGAAAATGTTAGTGTGCCTCTAGAGTTACAAGGCGCAAAAAACGCTACTTCAAAAAGCATGGCTTTATTGGAAAAAGTGGGGTTAACAGATAGAGTACATCATTATCCTTCGCAACTCTCTGGTGGTGAACAACAACGTGTGGCATTAGCTAGAGCGTTTGCAAATGCGCCATCCATATTGTTTGCCGATGAACCTACTGGAAATTTGGATGATGAAACTGGGGAAAAGGTAGTCCAATTACTTTTCGAATTGAATAAAGAAAATGGAACAACCTTAGTGATTATTACGCATGATTTGGAATTAGCAAATCGAACACAACAGATATTAAAACTGAAAGGTGGAAAAATAGTCACCAACCAATCTACAACAGCACTGTAA